ATCTTTCAATATTTCAATGGATTCTATATCTCCAGGGTTCAGCATGGCTATTGGGGAAACACCTTTCACCCCCATCACGGTGGTCTCCAAGGCTCCGGTCTGGATAGGCACGCCATCGACAATCCATAAAGGATCCGTAGTTAAATTAATGGAGTTGAGACCTCTGATTTTTACCTGCGGCGCAGTACCCGGATGACCGCTACTATTGGTTACCATCATGCCGCTGGACATCCCTTGCAGACTTTCCGCCACATTCGTTGCGGGAATTTTCATCATGTCGTCGCTACTGATTTTGGAGATGGAACCAATCACATCGCGTCTCTTTGCCGTGCCATATCCCAGTACCACAACTTCTTCGAGCACTTCCGTATTTTCCGCCAAAAGTATGTTAATAAAATTTTGTGTGCCGACAGGTAATTCCGTGGTTTTATATCCTATATACGAAATCTTTAGTATTGCATTTTCCGGGACCTGCAAACTAAACTTTCCGCCGGTATCCGTCATACTTCCGATGGTGGAACCTTTGACAACCACATTCACCCCGATAAGAGGTTCCCCGTTTTTGTCTTTCACCACACCGCTAATTGTTTTTCCTTTTTGTTGCTGATGTATGTTCATCGTTTTTTCCGGCAACGTGTTCGCGCTTTGCACAGGACTTCCGGCATCCCATGCAAATACATTCAAAGAAAAGATTGCCGACAGGAAAAGCAACATCCATCTTTTTTCTCTGTACATGTGTTCCATTTGTTTTGTTATTAAATTCATAAGGATTAATTAATTAGTTCACGTTAACAATAAAATTTACTATCACATCACTGATTCTTCTATAATACGCTGAAAAACTACACCGTCTTCCAACTCACCACACAAAGATAAAAGGGCTTCCCTGCACAAGCCTATACCTTATGTTGCAAATAAATGTCCGTATGTTACAAGGAGCAAATAACCATTGCTCTTCTTCATTTGATTTGAGAGGAATACAAAACAAAATGAGCCGATTACCGAATTGCGACCGATACTTATTAGCTGCATCGGAAAAAAGTAAGCCGATTTTACTTGCAAAAATCAAATAAATACAATAATTTCGCTACGTTCAATCTAATATCATAAAAGGTGGCATATAAACACTTATATATCATACCATTAGTTTTCATTGTCGCTATATTATCTTGGAGTTGCCAGCGCAATGAAGAGAAAAAAATCGTATTAATCCATTCTTTTGAAAAGAGCAGGGAAAATTATGCGATTTTCAACGAAGTATTGGTAAAAACCTTTAAAAAGCAAAAAATAGACCCGCAGATTTATCCCTTTTACCTCGACGGTTTACATTATTACCAGAACGGCATGCTAAATACCGATAGCCTGAACGCAAACAGAATGTTGCAGTTTCTCGATTCTATAAAAAAGATACAGCCGGATATTATCCTGATTAACGACGATCAGGCTTATCATGCGTTCTTGAATTGTAAACACCCCTATACGAAAGAAATCCCTGTTGTTTTCGCTGGAGTTAATTATCCCAACTGGACATTGCATAAACAATATCCTAACATGACCGGCTTTCACGATAAACATGACTTTATAAAAAACATCGAATTTATAAATACCTTGATGGGTCAGGTATCAATCAAAATAAACTGCGATAATTTACGCGAGGACGAGCACCTCTACGATTTTCTGGAACAGATCCGAAGCGACTCCCGAATCGTTTTAATCCATTTTACCACTTTCTTGCAAGAACATCCCGAACTTTTTCCCAAAAAAGACTGGGATTATCTGAACAAAATCGCCGAAATTACCAGCGACGGAGAAGTAGGGGGAAAAGATTTTTCACCGGGCGAATTAGCCCATGTTTATACAATTCCTTACCGCACACTGCCCGGTTTCCATCTATTACGCAATACCATAGGCAAAATGTTAAATTTCTGTTACATGGAAATCAACCACGACATGCTTTCCGATGCCTTATGCCAGCAAGTAGGAAACCCGAGTTTCTCAGCACATAACGAACCGGTCCAATACTTTCCAACCGATATGAGAAACCGGTATATTGGCGGTTATTTTACTCCATTGGAAATACAGGCAAAAGAACAAGCCCGAACGGCAACCCGCATATTAAACGGAACCCCTGTCAGTCAAATTCCCATTCGGGAAAGTGAAAAAGAATATATCTTAGTATGGCACGGTATACAAACCCACGGACTATCGCTTGACAAAATACCGTCTTATGTGCGTCTCATCAACGTTCCTTTCTATGAGCAGCACAGAAAAAAGATTATTTTTTTCATCTGTATTGCCTTTATCATTTGTTGCATGATAGCAACCAGATACTGGTATATGTTCAATCGCGAAGAAAAACGCAGGGAAAAAGCACAAGAGGATTTGGTTCATAAAAATAATGACTTGGAAAAAGCACTGAAAAAACTCGGAAAA
The genomic region above belongs to Parabacteroides pacaensis and contains:
- a CDS encoding sensor histidine kinase — its product is MAYKHLYIIPLVFIVAILSWSCQRNEEKKIVLIHSFEKSRENYAIFNEVLVKTFKKQKIDPQIYPFYLDGLHYYQNGMLNTDSLNANRMLQFLDSIKKIQPDIILINDDQAYHAFLNCKHPYTKEIPVVFAGVNYPNWTLHKQYPNMTGFHDKHDFIKNIEFINTLMGQVSIKINCDNLREDEHLYDFLEQIRSDSRIVLIHFTTFLQEHPELFPKKDWDYLNKIAEITSDGEVGGKDFSPGELAHVYTIPYRTLPGFHLLRNTIGKMLNFCYMEINHDMLSDALCQQVGNPSFSAHNEPVQYFPTDMRNRYIGGYFTPLEIQAKEQARTATRILNGTPVSQIPIRESEKEYILVWHGIQTHGLSLDKIPSYVRLINVPFYEQHRKKIIFFICIAFIICCMIATRYWYMFNREEKRREKAQEDLVHKNNDLEKALKKLGKALEKAQEADMMKSVFLANMSHEIRTPLNAIVGFSNILNTENDIELEPEERESFVELINTNSELLLNLINDILDLSRIESGRMSFVFETCSLNEIMNEIYQTYLVLMPANVELRLDIPDKNLMVSVDKHRLTQVVNNFINNAIKFTQKGHILIGYRAEQNHQVHIFVEDTGIGIPKEKLGSIFERFTKLDEFAKGSGLGLSICKIIAERFGGHVDVESEVGKGSRFSIFFPITADPNDNNSD